AGAAGCAAAGCAACAAAAATTGTTGAAGGGTAAATCCCCCCTTGATCATGATCCCGGTGAAGCAAAGAAGAGTGATCAACCCTCACAATTCCTTTGTGGTTTATGTTTTAATGACAAACCAGTGTCTCAAATGTTCAAAGAGGGTAAGTGTAACCACCCCTTTTGTACTCACTGCATATCCAAACACGTGGCTACTCAGATGCACCAAAACATTCTCAAGGTGATGTGTCCAAACCCTAACTGTCCCGTGGAATTGAAGCCCGAATATTTTCACAACATTTTGGCCAGTGAAGTCATTGTTAGATGGGAAACCGTGAGGTGTGAGTCTTTGATTGTTGGGTTGGAGAAGACCTACTGTCCCTTCAAGGACTGTTCTGTTTTGTTGGTGAATGATGGAGAAAAAGATGTGATCAGTGCTGAGTGCCCCTCTTGTCATAGGCTATTTTGCGCACGGTGTAAGGTTCCTTGGCATGGAATTATGAGTTGTGAAGAATTCCAAGAGATAGAAAGGAGCAAAGATGAAATAGTGTTGAAAAACTAATGGATGTGAACACATTATCTGCAGGTTGTGTTTTGTATCATTGATTATTT
The nucleotide sequence above comes from Glycine soja cultivar W05 chromosome 11, ASM419377v2, whole genome shotgun sequence. Encoded proteins:
- the LOC114373137 gene encoding E3 ubiquitin-protein ligase RNF14-like, encoding MQTEAKQQKLLKGKSPLDHDPGEAKKSDQPSQFLCGLCFNDKPVSQMFKEGKCNHPFCTHCISKHVATQMHQNILKVMCPNPNCPVELKPEYFHNILASEVIVRWETVRCESLIVGLEKTYCPFKDCSVLLVNDGEKDVISAECPSCHRLFCARCKVPWHGIMSCEEFQEIERSKDEIVLKN